Within Bdellovibrionales bacterium, the genomic segment TTGCCATCTGGTCATTCCTCATTTTAGAGTCAGGGGCGATTGACAAAATTGAATCCTTTCGCTCCTGTTCAGTATTTTTCCGGATCCATTTCTCTAGAGCGGGTTCATCCTATTTGAATGACAGAGAAATGCAACAACTATGGTTTTGGTCCCTTCGCCCTCGTTAACTACTTAAAAATAGGGCGTTTTATTTCCTGCATGTGGACCTTGCTTGCTCAAACACCTGAAACGAGATAAAAGGTGCTGGTCGGAATTTTGAATTTTTCCGCGCTCCTGGAAGTCCGTATTTCGAAAGGAAAAGATAATGTCGAAGAGTTTAGCTGCTAAATCAAAGCATTTTCATGCTCACGATGTGATGCATCTTCTGGCTGGTCAGAACCGAGCTTTGGCCGTCTCTGAAATCAAAAGTCTGATTCTTGAGAAATTTGGTTTGGATGCTGATTTTGGATCTTGTTCGGTGGATGGGATGGATGCGGATCAGGTTATTCAGTTCTTATTGGATCGGCAAAAAATCTCCGAAGTGGAACCCGGTAAATTTATGCTCGAAGGAAATCACTCTTGTGGGCATTGATTGTTTGTCAGTTGGATGAAGTGACCAATTTATTGGCGGAGTCTAATTCTGGAATTTTTACGTGGCCTATTGGTTTCTAGAGCAGATGTGAAAACGCGGTCCTCCGTTCAGATTGAAATTCGGAGGATTTCCTCTTGATTGAGGTCATTGAGAGAGACAAGATTTTCAGTGAATCTGCGATAAAAATTCCTCTATTTCAAGTGACTCTCAGGAGAGGAGGCAATCGAGACAGTCTCCTGTTTGTTGAATCTTCTTTGTTGGCTCAAAATATTTGTTATGTCGAATTCAGCCAAAAGAACTGTGAATATTTAAGACAAGATAAGGGGTTCGAGGAGTAACTCAAAATCTTGAGCTGAGGCACGAGGGCAATGTTTTCGCCTATTCAGTTTTACAAGGACGAAGATAAGAAAGGGGGTTGGAACTCGTGGAGTTCGGATTCTTTGAGCTTTCGCATCTCTCCCGATACTTCTCAAATGCTTACGCTACTTTGGGGCGCACATATTTGTGAACAAAGGCCTGATTCAATCACATTGACAACAAAACAACACACCTTCATCACTTTTGAAGCAGCTCTCAAATTCTATGAAATAGCATTAAATGGGCAGTTGGGTATTAATTTCAAGCTTTAGCCAGAGCCCATTTTATCAAGTGCAAGATGCTGTCGCCCAGGTTGAGCCATTTGGCATTCCGCTTGCTATGAGTTTGACTGATCTTGTCAGCGGAGGGAAGCACCAATTGAACTGAGGTTCTCAATAGGTGGTGATATGAAATTGAAAAAGTGGGCGGCGTTCTTGTTTGTCACTCTGTTATCTAGTGCCCCTTCTTCTGGGCAGGGTGAAAGAAAAGTTATTCTGTTGTGTCGGTCGGCCTCGTTTAGAATCGTTGTGCATCAGATCGGAATTGAGTTCAGATTGAGTGCCTATCATTTTGATGAACAGGGAGCGAGAAACCTTATAGAGGACTCTTCTGTTGAACTAAAGAGAGAGGGGTTTAGTTCAAGCCTATCAAGCTATTTTATTGAGTTTCGAGGCATAGACGTTGAGTACACCTATGCGATTTCACAGAAATTAGCTTTGCTCACCGTAATCGGTGACGGCAATGGCCCCAATTGGCTCTCGGATCATTCGTGTCAGGTTGCAAAGGATTTCCAGGAAAAATTTAATTTTGCCATCGGTCCATCTCTATCGAAAGATCCAATCCTTGCAGATAGAAATAATCAAGTCAGACTAGGGATATCAAGGAAGTAAGCTCGTCACGGCGGACGTCCTTGCACCTTGAATTGCTATCTTAAGCTGGTACGACTGAAAGTTTCTTCTTATCTGCTTTGTCGGATGATTCAGTACGTCGGAAAGAGAACAGACGCTTTGAAAGGCTCTCCTTCTCTGACTCACTTCCATTGGTGGGTGTTTCTCCATTTGGCTCGATCTGACCACTGGAAATAGAGTGTTGCACAATCACGCTTACTTCCTCAAAGAATCGTTTCAATTCATCTTCGCTTGTAGATTCCATAATTATTCCCTTTAATGCTGATCTGATGCCGATTTCAAGGTTCTCAACAAGAAGACTGAATTCGTGGCGCCTTTTGTTCTCCAAAATTTTAGTTTGAATCTGCCACTGCTCTTCAATTCTGGAAATCTCAAGTTCACGGGATCTCTCCATTTCCCTTTCCAATGCTTCTCTTCTGCTTTCACACTCCTTCTGAGAGCTATCCAGCATTTCATCAGATCTTGACTTGGCTTCGATTAAAATCTCCTTGGCTTCTTCCTTGGCAGACTGAAGCTCTAACCTCGCTTGCTCCATCATGCGATGAATTTCATCGTTTGCCTCCGTCTGGCAGGAAACTAAAAATTGAGAAGCCTGAGCGCGTGCGTCTTCGAGAATTTGAGTTCTTTCGGTTTCCAATTGGTCTGTTGTATTTTTCGCAGCCAAATTTGCTTGGGAGATAATTTTTTCGGACTCCTTATCCGCTCTTTGACGAAACTCAAAAAGAAGATGATGGGCCTGTTGGATTGTCTCATCCGCTTCCTTTTGCGCTCTTGCTCTTACCTCATTTGATTGAAACTGAGCTGACTCAACAATTCTATTTGCTTCGATTTCTCTCTGGCGAAAGACTTCATCCGCTTTTGATTGAGCTTCCGAATAAATAGAGGCAACCGAGATGTTAGCAGCTGTCTTAAGTTCTGCGGCCTCAATTCGAGCCGACTCTCTTATTTTTTCAGCGTCAATGTGGGCTGACTCTCGTGTTTC encodes:
- a CDS encoding YecH family protein; its protein translation is MSKSLAAKSKHFHAHDVMHLLAGQNRALAVSEIKSLILEKFGLDADFGSCSVDGMDADQVIQFLLDRQKISEVEPGKFMLEGNHSCGH